A window of Rhododendron vialii isolate Sample 1 chromosome 13a, ASM3025357v1 contains these coding sequences:
- the LOC131313183 gene encoding CST complex subunit STN1: MASDALYNTHVKLLAIDFLSLTPTPSNPLTFTLSSTLLLLTRAETLGVVTTRELKPDRFLKFSVDDGTGIIPCILWLNHLTSPYFSRRSPSDVRLIADAAAQFASRVQLGAVLRVRGRITGYRGSVQITVSDVVAERDPNAEVLHWLQCIKLARKCYHLPQ, translated from the coding sequence atggcctCGGACGCCCTCTACAACACCCACGTAAAACTCCTAGCCAtcgactttctctctctcaccccaACCCCCTCAAACCCCCTCACCTTCACCCTCTCCtccaccctcctcctcctcacccGCGCTGAAACTCTCGGCGTCGTCACCACCCGAGAGCTCAAACCCGACAGGTTCCTCAAATTCAGCGTCGACGACGGCACCGGAATCATCCCTTGCATACTCTGGCTCAACCACCTCACCTCCCCTTACTTCTCCCGCCGCAGCCCCTCGGATGTTCGCTTAATTGCCGATGCCGCCGCCCAATTCGCGTCCCGAGTCCAACTCGGCGCCGTTTTGAGAGTGCGCGGACGGATCACGGGGTACAGGGGTTCGGTTCAGATCACGGTTTCGGATGTGGTTGCGGAGAGGGATCCCAATGCGGAGGTGTTGCACTGGCTGCAGTGCATCAAGTTGGCCCGTAAGTGTTACCACTTGCCCCAATAA
- the LOC131312340 gene encoding serine/threonine-protein kinase STY13-like — protein sequence MDLKSVEGGNNDGENGLGKSNTEVGVKAKDVGSTSGKDMYFRADMIDFKSWDVQLEKHLSRVWSRDREAHTKKEEWEIDLAKLDIKSVIAHGTYGTVYRGTYDGQDVAVKVLDWGEDGISTAAESAALRASFRQEVAVWQKLDHPNVTRFIGASMGTVNLKIPSNTSSDAINSLPTRACSVIVEYLPGGTLKKYLIKNWRKKLAFKVVIQLALDLSRGLSYLHSKKIVHRDVKSENMLLDSRRTLKIADFGVARVEAQNPRDMTGETGTLGYMAPEVLDGKPYNRKCDVYSFGICFWEIYCCDMPYPNLSFADVSSAVVKQNLRPEIPRCCPSSIANIMRKCWDANPEKRPEMDEVVKLLEVIDTNKGGGMIPEDQANGCFCFSATRGP from the exons ATGGATTTGAAAAGTGTTGAGGGAGGTAATAATGATGGAGAGAATGGCCTTGGCAAGTCTAATACAGAGGTGGGAGTGAAGGCAAAGGATGTGGGAAGTACCAGCGGCAAAGATATGTATTTCAGAGCAGATATGATTGATTTCAAGAGCTGGGATGTACAGTTGGAGAAGCACTTGAGTCGGGTTTGGTCGAGGGATAGGGAAGCTCATACGAAGAAGGAAGAGTGGGAGATTGATTTGGCTAAACTAGATATAAAAAGTGTCATAGCTCACGGGACATACGGGACTGTTTACCGCGGTACTTACGATGGCCAAGATGTTGCAG TGAAAGTATTGGATTGGGGGGAAGATGGTATTTCCACAGCTGCTGAATCCGCTGCTCTTCGGGCATCGTTTCGGCAAGAAGTTGCTGTTTGGCAAAAGCTTGACCATCCAAATGTCACTAGG TTCATTGGAGCTTCAATGGGAACAGTAAATCTCAAGATTCCTTCCAACACCTCAAGTGATGCTATTAATTCCCTTCCTACCAGAGCTTGTTCCGTTATCGTTGAGTACCTTCCAGGTGGAACACTAAAGAAGTACTTAATCAAGAATTGGAGAAAGAAACTTGCCTTTAAAGTCGTGATTCAACTCGCTTTGGACCTTTCTAGAGG GTTGAGCTATCTTCACTCAAAGAAGATTGTACACCGTGATGTTAAAAGTGAAAATATGTTGTTAGATTCTCGTAGAACTCTGAAAATTGCTGATTTTGGAGTTGCTCGAGTTGAAGCTCAAAACCCAAGGGACATGACTGGAGAAACTGGTACCCTTGGATACATGGCCCCCGAG GTCCTCGATGGCAAGCCTTATAATAGGAAATGTGATGTATACAGTTTCGGCATATGCTTTTGGGAAATCTATTGTTGTGACATGCCTTATCCTAATCTGAGCTTTGCCGATGTATCTTCTGCAGTTGTTAAACAG AATCTACGTCCAGAAATCCCTAGATGTTGCCCAAGTTCAATTGCAAACATTATGAGGAAATGCTGGGATGCAAACCCAGAAAAACGCCCAGAGATGGATGAGGTTGTGAAGCTATTAGAAGTGATTGACACAAACAAAGGAGGTGGCATGATACCTGAAGACCAGGCTAATGGATGCTTTTGTTTCAGCGCAACTCGTGGTCCatga
- the LOC131313182 gene encoding uncharacterized protein LOC131313182: MKRPMPWAWSDGEDDSSSDDSSTLDTDKEANDGSNKKNNTKISGTPSQPSKGKASRVDSGKRKSKGVDFEALSRHGYKGGPSILGVPPPKEANQNQDWSWSTGKESRAANESEETFEERRRTRDAIIEGENLTHVQTQKDKKNTSFSQKEKRKRDIGQASRGKSYVEEEKRLLRDSGVYSGFDS; encoded by the exons ATGAAAAGGCCAATGCCATGGGCATGGAGTGATGGCGAGGATGACTCATCATCTGATGATTCTTCAACCTTGGATACAGACAAAGAAGCCAATGATGGGTCTAACAAGAAAAACAACACGAAGATTAGCGGTACCCCTAGTCAACCCTCCAAAGGGAAAGCATCTCGAG TTGATTCCGGAAAACGAAAAAGCAAGGGTGTAGACTTTGAAGCTTTGAGTCGACATGGCTATAAAGGCGGACCATCTATCTTGGGTGTGCCTCCTCCAAAAGAGGCCAACCAAAATCAAGATTGGTCTTGGTCTACTGGGAAGGAAAGTCGTGCAGCAAATGAGTCGGAAGAAACTTTTGAAGAACGACGAAGAACCAGAGATGCAATTATTGAAGGCGAGAACCTAACCCATGTGCAAACTCAGAAAGACAAAAAGAACACTTCATTTTCACAGAAggaaaagaggaagagagataTTGGCCAGGCTAGTCGCGGAAAGAGTTATGTTGAGGAAGAGAAGAGGTTGCTAAGGGACAGTGGTGTTTATTCTGGTTTTGATTCCTAA
- the LOC131313181 gene encoding uncharacterized protein LOC131313181 yields MEINADGKDGSLVLLKQGAEARVFESTFVGRRSIVKERFSKKYRHPTLDSKLTIKRLNAEARCTTKARRLGVCTPVLYAVDPILHTLTFEYVEGPSVKDVFLDFGSNGVVGERMDDIVVQIGDAIGKLHDGGQIHGDLTTSNMLIRDNTNQLVLIDFGLSFTSTLPEDKAVDLYVLERALLSMHSSCGNVMDRILAGYRKSSKQWSSTLNKLAEVRQRGRKRTMVG; encoded by the exons ATGGAGATCAATGCAGATGGAAAAGATGGCTCCTTAGTTTTGCTGAAGCAAGGTGCTGAAGCT CGGGTTTTTGAGTCAACCTTTGTGGGAAGGAGGTCCATTGTTAAGGAACGCTTCTCAAAGAAGTATAGACATCCAACTTTGGATTCAAAGCTTACCATCAAACGCCTAAATGCT GAGGCTAGATGTACGACTAAAGCTAGACGCCTTGGAGTTTGTACTCCAGTGCTTTATGCTGTTGACCCCATCCTACATACCCTAACTTTCGAGTATGTGGAGGGTCCCTCTGTAAAGGACGTCTTCCTCGACTTTGGATCAAATGGTGTTGTGGGAGAACGAATGGATGACATTGTAGTGCAGATTGGTGATGCAATTGGCAAACTACATGATGGTGGCCAAATTCATGGTGACTTGACCACATCAAACATGTTGATCAGGGATAATACCAATCAGCTG GTTCTCATTGACTTTGGCTTGAGCTTCACTTCAACTCTTCCGGAAGATAAAGCAGTTGATTTGTATGTACTTGAACGAGCTTTGCTCTCTATGCATTCTTCATGTGGGAATGTG ATGGATCGGATTCTTGCTGGATATAGGAAGTCTTCAAAACAGTGGTCATCCACCCTAAACAAACTAGCTGAAG TCCGCCAAAGAGGTAGAAAGCGCACCATGGTTGGGTGA